In the genome of Magnolia sinica isolate HGM2019 chromosome 2, MsV1, whole genome shotgun sequence, one region contains:
- the LOC131227248 gene encoding uncharacterized protein LOC131227248, giving the protein MASLLSWNVHGIGNKPTPKFLKRLIRSRKIDLLLLQEQMIRSSRRKTVTTTLGFQQSIEEASVEGKVWILANPPLSVHTVAASKQSISIHVTTTKHNISVHITSIYAACNWHERQSLWEEIQALSTTISSPWLLCGDFNTTASPEERIGTSHPNSRSMEDFRTVISNAGLLDAGYIGSKFIWCNNRSVLSRRWARVDRMLFNMVFLFQNMWTLHENFLNIVQASWAHKEQASPMFHLFLKMKRLKATLKAWNITVFGNIFQFVKNAEDEVTNAEFNLIQSGTDEDREKLNLAEAQLKRALQEETYWKQKSRVTWLDVRDRNTSFFHSSVVDKKRRASISSTRLPSGSSLHSESDIGAEAIRKIVGGNIIFKLDMEKAYDRMEWVFIGKTRQANLETFAVWKVQLKICLECHPSLRLNQPWTPWAWNKFLPPKIGIFMSKVMHGAVPVDSAVQKLGISLASRCEYCKPSHPSNQQSQAALLLSSHV; this is encoded by the exons ATGGCTAGCCTTTTATCTTGGAACGTGCATGGAATTGGAAACAAGCCAACTCCCAAATTCCTTAAACGACTTATCCGGTCCAGGAAAATTGATCTCTTATTGTTACAAGAGCAAATGATTCGCTCATCCAGGAGGAAAACAGTCACAACCACCTTGGGTTTTCAGCAATCCATCGAAGAGGCATCAGTTGAAGGAAAAGTCTGGATTCTTGCTAATCCTCCTTTATCAGTTCACACTGTAGCAGCGTCCAAGCAGAGTATTAGCATCCATGTCACAACTACTAAGCACAACATATCTGTTCACATTACTTCAATCTATGCAGCGTGTAATTGGCACGAGAGACAATCCCTCTGGGAAGAAATCCAGGCATTATCCACCACAATCTCTAGCCCTTGGCTTTTATGTGGTGACTTCAACACCACCGCTAGTCCTGAAGAAAGAATTGGGACATCTCATCCAAACTCTAGGAGCATGGAAGATTTCAGGACTGTTATTTCCAATGCAGGACTATTGGATGCAGGCTACATTGGATCCAAATTTATCTGGTGCAACAACAGATCAGTGCTTAGTAGGCGCTGGGCTAGGGTAGACAGGATGTTATTCAACATGGTTTTCTT ATTCCAAAATATGTGGACTCTTCATGAGAACTTTCTCAATATAGTCCAAGCATCATGGGCGCACAAGGAGCAGGCCTCTCCCATGTTCCATCTGTTTCTTAAGATGAAGAGGCTTAAGGCCACTCTCAAGGCATGGAATATCACTGTTTTTGGAAACATTTTCCAATTTGTTAAGAATGCTGAAGATGAGGTGACCAATGCTGAATTCAATCTCATACAATCCGGAACTGATGAGGACAGAGAGAAATTGAACCTGGCTGAAGCTCAGCTTAAGAGGGCCCTCCAAGAAGAAACTTATTGGAAACAGAAGTCCAGAGTCACATGGTTGGATGTTAGAGACAGGAACACCAGTTTTTTTCACTCTTCAGTGGTCGACAAAAAAAGAAGAGCATCCATCTCCTCTACCCGCCTTCCCTCAGGTTCCTCTCTTCACTCAGAATCAGACATTGGAGCAGAAGCCATTAG GAAAATTGTTGGGGGCAACATTATATTCAAGTTGGACATGGAGAAGGCCTACGACAGGATGGAATGGGTTTTCATTGGGAAG ACAAGACAAGCTAATCTAGAAACTTTTGCCGTCTGGAAAGTTCAACTCAAAATCTGCTTAGAATGCCATCCGAGCCTTCGCCTCAATCAACCATGGACACCCTGGGCTTGGAATAAATTCCTTCCTCCAAAGATTGGCATTTTCATGTCGAAAGTGATGCATGGAGCAGTCCCAGTTGATTCTGCAGTTCAGAAATTAGGCATCAGCCTGGCGTCTAGATGTGAATATTGCAAGCCCTCCCACCCAAGCAACCAGCAGTCACAAGCAGCCCTACTTCTTTCCTCACACGTCTAG